The Stigmatella aurantiaca DW4/3-1 genome contains the following window.
TTGCTGGTGATGGCCGTTGGCCGGTGCCCGTGGGACTACACGGCGTCGCCGTGGAACGTGCACGGGCTGATCCGTTTGGACTACGCGCCCTTCTGGTTGATGTGCGGATGGGCCTGTGAGCCCCTCACCCGCTTCGTTCGGCGCATCCGCATCTTTGCCCGGGAGGCGGAGTTCGAGACAGCGTCCGGATCGTGAGCCGCGCCACCGGAAGTGACACCCCGAGGGGGCTCTGCGTTCTACTGGGGCGCTCCTGTCATCGTCTCGAGCAGGTGGATGAGGGCCTGCTTCTCCTTGGTCGTGAGCTTGAGCTCCACGATGGTGGCCGTCTTCGTCCCCGTGAACATGCCCGCGGGCTCGCCGCCCTTGTCGTAGAAGTCGATGACCTCCGCCAGCGTGGCCAACTCCCCGGTGTGCATGTACGGCCCCGTCAGCGCGATGTTGCGCAGCGTGGGCGTCCGGTAGGCGCCTTCCATCTCCACCCGCTTCGTGGCCAGATCCGCCTGCACGGCCGCGAGCCGGGTCGCGTCCAGCCCCGTCTTGTTGTCGCTGAAGCGCCCCGCGGCGTTGAACTGCCAGTCCAGCATCGGCTGCACCGCGACATACTGCCCCGCGGCGCTCTCCGACGTGTCCTTCACGCCAATGTTGTGAAACAGGTTGTCGCTCATCGTCGCGCCCTTGTGGCACACGGCGCACTGGCCCTTGCGGAAGTAGGTCTTCAGTCCGAGGAAGGCCGGATCCGCCTCGACCTGCGCCTGGCTGACGTCGACGGCGGCGATGAAGCGCCGCACGTCCTCGTCGAACGGCGCGCTCGTGCGGTTGATCTTCCGCTCGTA
Protein-coding sequences here:
- a CDS encoding cytochrome-c peroxidase, which codes for MKKANRPSVPLLALTVVGLLAGACGSEDIFPSFDELELLRELHTLTRRPPVDSTNRFADDARAAELGLALFNDKKLSGCGTVACASCHGGDGKTVDTAKAEGCDGHLTGRNPPSTLNADYNRWFMWDGRADRLWNQAILPMTNPFEMNSNATIVRARLTEAYESSYKDIFGKTPDETVDGDEVLANVGKLMQAYERKINRTSAPFDEDVRRFIAAVDVSQAQVEADPAFLGLKTYFRKGQCAVCHKGATMSDNLFHNIGVKDTSESAAGQYVAVQPMLDWQFNAAGRFSDNKTGLDATRLAAVQADLATKRVEMEGAYRTPTLRNIALTGPYMHTGELATLAEVIDFYDKGGEPAGMFTGTKTATIVELKLTTKEKQALIHLLETMTGAPQ